The DNA segment aagaaaagttggttcttatatgccacttttccctacccgaaggagtctcaaagcggcttacaatcgtcttcccttcctctccccaccaaagacaccctgtgaggggggtgaggccaagagagatCTGAGATAACTGATCTGTGAGGACAGctagactgtgactggcccaaggtcacccagctggttgcatgtgaaggagcaggattcaaacctgagtcaccagattagatgctgcctcTCTTAGCCTCTTCAGTGGGGTGCcatgcagcccttttcttcagaggACCCGGtttctgtcctctggagatgagctgggatCCTGGGAgggccccaggtcccacctggaagctggcatccctggcgCATGGGCAGGATGCTCTTGTCCAGAGGAAGCCTCCCTCCGAATGCTGGGATCCCAGAAGCGCCCTGGAGATGCCCTCTTGGCACGGCTTCCCTCTTGAATGACTGTCCCCTTCATGTGCTAAGAACATAAGGGTGACAAGACGGGCGACAGTCATTTTCAGGGTGCCAAGGAAGCAGCGTGCTGCGTGAGAGGCACAGCCTGGCATCTGACCCCACATCCCAGAGTGAGAAGCTGCACATGGGAGGGAGTCCACAAGCGACTGGTGGCCTCCTGGATAGACGCAGATGGCTGGAGCAGCTTGGTGTAGCTTGGCCTTCCCCAGCCGCTCCCAGGATGGGAAAACCATTTGTCATGATGAGTAAACGGAGGAGCTAGTAATGGCTTCAGGCAGCAGGACGGCCTGTAgttattgggggggtggggtgaaatCCAAGATGATGTGATTATGAAACACAGTCatggttctctgagagctgttctcacagagctgttctctcagagctctctcagccccatctccctgacgaagcggaagggaaggtgattgtgagctgttttgggcctccttcaggtagcagaAGGCTGGGTGCAGATAAATAGCTCTTCTTCCCGAGAGTCAGCAAGGGGTCTTGAAGTTTTAGaggggcagactctaatctagagaactgagtttgattccccagttctccaacacatgcagccagctagtcacagttctttcagctctctcagttgtggggagaagagggaaaagTCTTTGCTAATCACTTTGAaattctttcaggtagtaaaaaaataaaaaaccccagcttttcttctttagtTAGTTTATCTGCAGTTATCTTTATCTTCAGTCATCTGGCTCATGTTCCCTTGAGGAAGAATGCCCTCTTCTAGGCTCTCAGCCCAACCTCTGAGAGATTCTTGAGTCAGGTCAGGCCCTTGGGGGAGATGTGGGGCAGCTGGTGAGGTGAGGGTGAATTGGAGGACTCCTGGATTCTTCCATGAGgcaagttgtgagtgtcctgcattctgcagggggttggtctagatgaccctggaggtcccttcctattctatgattctaaggatgcCAACTTTCAGCtcacagctggagatctcctagcatTATAATGGATCTTCAGACTATGTGAATCGCTTATTTATCAAATATTTACCCATTCCAGACATCTGCCCCACTTTTCCGAGAGGGAACGGAGGGAGAACTTTTACTCTTTCTCCCCCAAAGACTAGAAGTTGAGGGCATCTGATTTAGTTGATGGGCAGAAGGTTCAGgctggacaaaaagaaatacttcatAACACGGAAAATGAATAGATGGGGAATTCCTCCAGGGCcccaagaataaacagctttgcaGGGGGCTGACATTCTCATGGAGGAGAAGCCGATCCATggcaaaggagggagaagggtccaggtatttcccaccaaCGTTGGGAAGATCGATGCCCCCCCCTCTGGTGTTAAGCTGCAACTTGATTACTTCATCTCTCCTGCCTCGTCCCTCTAGAGATAGGGGTAGGGGttgggaatgggggggaggggggttctccaccatgttgttgggttgttggtgtattgcagtggttctcaacctgggggtcgggacccctgtgggggttgaacaaccctttcgcAGAAgtagcagcagggcaagcagcttggcgggggggggcactatccacacaacagccttgcagggtagagagagagagaacgtttgtctgtctggagcagcggaaaatagcgagatcagcatggtggggcaagaggcagaactgaactgagaaaccctggtggggggggatttatatacaaccatgaaccatggatcttcacgtctttggtcagttttggtctaatttctgtgaaagaacccttgcataattttacggttggggtcaccacaacatgaggaactgtattaaagggttgcagcattaggaaggttgagagccactggtctattgtatttgtattttaacagggttttaatgcattttgtattttaatagggtccattttaatagggttttaattgtGGGTTTAACTGGACATCTGCAACCCGccacaataaattaaataataggcgcagagtggtaaggcagcagaaatgcagtctgaagctctctgcccatgaggttgggagttcaatcccagcagccggctcaaggttgactcagccttccatccttccgaggtcggtaaaatgagtacccagcttgcttgctggggggtaaacggtcatgactggggaaggcactggcaaaccaccccgtattgagtctgccatgaaaatgctagagagcgtccccccaagggtcagacatgactcggtgcttgcacagggaatacctttacctttaatgacaatgacaataacaataacaacaacaacaataataataaacttgcAAGACTACCTTCGGTCTCAGTTATTTCGGAGAAAGAAAGATCACTGCCAACGTTTCCTCCATCTCACTGCAAAACATTCACCAGCTCAGAACAACTGAAGGGTTCTTTCAAGCTCCTAACttgattcggggagggggggggattttggaaGTCCTTGAAATTTTCCTTCCAGCTCTACTCAGACTGTGGCCAGGTTGCCCATGCCAGGAGTCAGGTGTTCCCTGGCAGACATAGTCTGCGCTTCAATACTGATCTGGATGGAGAGTTCAGAGTTCTGTGGCTACGGAGAAAATGTAAAAATGGCAACTCTCCCAGACTAGAAGCAGGTGAGGGCTTCAGACTCTGTTTTTCTCCGGTACCCTAAAGAGACTCCAAGTAGCTgataatcaccttccattcctgtccccacagcaggcaccccatGAGGCAggaggaactgagagagctctgagagaactggggatgacGCAAGGGAATTAAGCCCAGCTTCgctcttaaccgctgcatcaGGCTGGCTTTCTGACCAGCAATTTCCCTCCTGCACGTGACActcatccagagagccacagtttggccacctctgccctgacGCCTTcaaaatcatcccccccccccaaatacaataGGGACCATCAAGACATCTGCATCTGGCTCCCTCAGTGCCGCCGTACTCCCCctgaaacaaatgttttcatTGCTGTTTTGGAATGCTTTGCATGTAGTTTATTGCTGCTTCTTGATCTCTTCAGTGTGTGTTGGGTGCATGTGATATTATTGTCTATATACggttaaactaggggcaaagctgaTTGCATTCTGGAATACAAGGGGCACTAGATTAAAGGGGTGGAGTGGAAatactctgcagatggccttcccctccctccaggacctggaaaggctgcaggcagctgttagggaactcactggcaggggcagctctcactcgacagggatctgcagcctccgagcctcagagggaagtggaaggaggagggggtagtcaggagtgggggatggaaggcgattggctggccactgggcagacaggcaagctggttggaggaggaggcactcaggggcgggacagctggcctgagtgggtgttgagtggcacttaagccatgagaccagctcctcctccaagtccttacaaaaaatattaagtggaacagatggtggCCTTTGGGAGGTCAGAAAAGCAGCCTACAAGTTTGCACccataaattaataataaatgggCCTTCCTGGGCCCTTTCTCTACTCCTCTGGCTACCATTTAgctgccattctcccctccctccaatacCCACCTGTGAAATCACAATTTTCTGAAAGAATCTGCtaactggagagtaccaaagttcAACACAATTTTCAACAAACCGCTCCCGGTGAGTTATCCTTGTTTCGATATCCTTCATCCGTGTATAATACAGCCTGCATCACAATAAAACAAGAGaatgaatagaatcacagaatcctagagttggaaggggccagacaggccatctagtccaaccccctgctcaacgcgggatcagcccaaagctgatatTACATGATTCGCCaaaagtctaaagcaggggtagtcaaactgcggccctccagatgtccatggactacaattcccaggagccccctgccagcattcgctggcagggggctcctgggaattgtagtccatggacatctggagggccacagtttgactacccctggtctaaagtagtGGAGAAGATGCAGATGTCACTAAGGTCTCTAAAgccctccccaaagagatcacCAACCTCACAAATGGCCAAAAAGAGAGATAACTTGCAAGTGCtcgagctctctctgcctcctctccaggAACATGCAGTGGGAATTACTCAGGCCTTCAAACTACAACGCCAATTTACAAGTTTAAATAGAAAGCAACCAGGCAGTCCTATGCAAACTGTGCAGGAAGAGTGCCGTTTCTTAAAGCGAAAAGCTTATACAAAATTTTCACGGGACAGGCCATTCATTCAGAGTCTGCattatcttgttttattttgatgCAGATTTCTACACTGATGAAATATATTGACACAAGGGAAACTCTCCAGGTCCCGTTTGTTGAATATTGTGTGGTTGAAAATTGTGCTGAATATTGGTACTCTCCAATTCGGAGTTTCTTCCAgtttattgagcctgcacagATTTTGTTTACTTGCTCCATCCCATGTCCTCCTTtcactggctggcccctgcgggagacgggatgctggactggatgggccctccctggtctgagccagcagggctcccctgatgtccttatcaGCCACAGATGTGTGGCCTTACAGCTTGGCCACGCACCCCTCCATCCACTCCCTTGAGCTGTGGTGATGTGACCCTTCCTTTTTGTTCCGCCTCCAGGTCTCGGGGAGCCTCCACTGCCATGCCGGTCCTTAAGAACCCCTGCAGCCTGAAGATGGCCAGCAGGGAAGAGGGCAGAAGCGGGACCCTCATCTTGGACCAAGAGAGCAGGGGCACCAACCCCTTTGAGGAAGACCTCGAAGAGAACGAGAAGGACTCCTTCCTTGGGGACGTGCCCCCCGAGAGCGGGAGCCCCTCCCCGGAGGACGGCAGTGACATCCCGAGGAACCTCTTAGAGCACAGCCCCGAAGGATGCTACAGACGCCGGGCCaccctggggaaggtggtgggcCTGTCCTCCTTCCTCCTGGGGAAAGGCAAGAGGAGTCCGGGCAAGGACAAGACCCCGGAGGGCGAAAAAGGGCCCAAGAGGCGGTCCCTGCTGGGCCGCATGATGCTCCCCTTGCTGGAGGGCTGCCCGGGGCAGACCACCCCGGAGAAGCAGAAGCTGCGGCGGAGCTCCGAGGACTTCAGCCTCCTGCAGCGCCTAAACGGTCGCCGCAAGGAGAGCTTGTGCAGCCTGGACTGCGGCCTGGCCGAGAAGGAGGATGGCGGCGGGGGAGACGCCCTCAAGCGCATGTCCTTCCTCAAGATGGGGCGGGGCGGGAAGGGGCTCAGGGCTTCGCTGGGGGAGAAGAGCCAGGCCGAGGCGCCGGAGAAGCCGCCGGCCACCGAGGAAGCCGAGCCAGCCAAGGCCAAGGAGCCTCTCTCAGGTGAGTCCGGAACGGTGGCGGGAACTCTCCGTCACCCCCTGCCCGGCAGGTAGGCTGGATGCCGTGGTAACCCCTGCTGAAGCCCAAGGGATGCCTTCCCCTGCATTCTCCACCAGCACCGTGGACCTCACCCACGAACCTTCCTgcatcacttcccccccccccgagaattcCCACTGCGGGAATTCACCCCAAGAACCAACTAAtagccaactctgcttcttcttcagtaatctcagggctctctcagcctcccctccctcacagggtgtctgtggtggggagaggaaagggaaggcgactgtaagccactttgagactccttcgggtaggggaaagcggcatataagaaccaactcttcttcttcttcagtaatctcagggctctctcagcctcacccacctcacagggtatctgttgtggggagaggaaagggaaggcgaatgtaagccgctttgagactcctttgggtagagaaaagtggcctataagaaccaactcttctccttccgcTGGCTGAGACTTAGCTAAaggtcctggtggaatgaacctTGTTCCCCCTTAAGATGCTGCTGGGTTTTTGCTTGCTTTCGCTAGGCCTGACTCACCCAGCTGCTACCCATTTACCACCCGCTTCCTCCCCACCAGCCTCGGTGACAAAGGGCCTTGCTCCTCCTTGCCCTGGGGGTGGGACAGGGttgctgggaaatgcctggaggtttggggaggggagagtcttGGGTGGGGTCAAAGGCCCTACAGTCCACCCttgaagcggccattttctcccggggaactgacctctgccacGTTGAGAGCTGCTGCgatcccaggagttctccagtcaggccctggaggttggcaagagcAGTGGAATGAGCACCAAGGGAACTGGCCTGGCTGGGTTGTCCCATGGCCACTTGGCCCTTCACCTCCAGCTCCAGGCCGCTCTCTTTGAACGGGAACTCGCAGGCACGGGGACCCAGCCCAGTCGTCTGCCCCCGAACTGCCCCAAAGCCCTGCAGCTCCTCAGACAAGACGTCCCACGGCGGCCCCTGGGCCTCCCCTGCCTGGTGCCCTGGTCGCTCAGAGAGTGGGGCCATCATGCGTCCCCTTGACCGGGGCGAGACGGGGGATCTGGGCTCAGGCTGGGCCCAGCTGTTTGTGGCCAGGGAGAGCGGGTCCTCCATCCCAGGCAGGGTTGTGCTCCCCACCGGCCACCACGTTCTTCCGGTCGGCTGCCCCCTCCATCGGCTGGCGTTTGCAAGGGGACCAGCGAGGGGCTCTagggggttgccaggtccccctcaGCTGCCAGCagggatggagggggtggggttgccGGATCCAggctgggggtgaagcctggagaggacaggagaAGAAATGGCCTTTTgaactctgcttttcaccacccaaaggagttccaaagtgacgcctttcccttcctctccccccacaacagacaccctgggagtgaggtggggtggagagagctctgagagaactgctcttcaagagcagctctgagagaactgggactggctgcatgtggaggaggagtggggaattgattagagactgctgctctttcaCCGCTGTGGGGGGCCATGCCCTAGAGTCTGCCTTGCAAAGCGTCTgtttccccccaggggaactgatctccatcatctcgagagaagctgtaattccgggggatccccaggtcctgcctggacgGTGGCACCCCTGAATTGTAGCTTGCTCCCTTCGTTGCCCCTGCGTGGGCTTGGGGAGCCGCTGGGGTGCGTCCATGCTTGGGGGCACAGACCCGGCCCTTTCTTTCGGGCTGCTGCAAGGctcttccctgggggggggggggctccaggatGGCTGGCCCAGCCTGTTTactcaggtcccgcctggagggaGGCTAATGAGGGTGGCTGGTCCCCGGCTCATTGTTCGAGGAGCCTGATTGCCCCTCCGGATTGCCCGGCTGGAGCGGCTGCAGAAGGCCGCCCTGCTGACCTTGCAGAGGAATGTGCCCCGAGGGAAGGAAAAGCGTGCGGGTGGGAGTGGGGCAGGCTGGGAGAGAGGCGAGCCCCGTCCAACTCAGCGTCACAGGCCAGGAAAGGCCTTTTCCCGTCCCCAGAACACTTTGTCAGGGACGGCCGGCTCACCTTGGCACCAGCAACAAGGGCCCCTGGGACCCTGTGCAGAGCGGGGTGGGAAAGGGCCGgccaggaagggagaggaagagacggGTCGGCCTCCGGGGGACCCTGCAGCCCTGCCGCTGGGCGAGGCGTCTTAGGGAAAaattctcctgatatctagcctatatcgttgtacttgaagtttaaatccattactgcgtgtcctctcctctgcagccagcagaaacagcatcctgccctcctccaagtgacaacctttcaaatacttaaagagggctatcatgtcccctctcaacctccttttctccaggctgaacattcccaagtccctcaacctatcttcatagggcttggtcccttggccccagatcatcttcgtcgctctcctctgtaccctttcaattttatctacgcccttcttgaagtgaggcctccagaactgcacacagcactccaggtgtggtctgaccagtgccgtatacaatgggactatgacatcttgtgattttgatgtgatgcccctgttgatacagcccaaaatggcatttgccttttttaccgctgcatcacactgcctgctcatgtttagtttacaatccacaagtaccccaaggtctcgttcacacacagtgctacctagaagcgtatcccccatccagtaggcatgcttttcatttttctgacccagatgcagaactttacacttacctttattaaattgcatcttgttctcattggcccattttcccattgtgttcagatctcgttgaactctgtctctatcttccggagtatttgccagtcctcccaatttggtgtcatctgcaaacttgatgagtagtccctccaccccctcacctaGATGAAGAGCCTGGGGCCTCCCAAGGGCCCCCCTTAGCTCCTGCTTCCCGGTGCTGATCAGGcttcatgatccccccccccccgtgggcgaCTGTGTCCTTCTCTCGGCTGGAATTCCCCTTCTGCCGTGGGCAGGGACTGGCCCTTTGGCCTGCCGGTCCCTGGGGTGTCTCCGTCCTCTCAGCAGATGTTTCTGGGGGTCACATTCCAGGAAGGCCCCGGCAGTGTTTCTCTCACCACACCATTATCCCAAGAGGACCCCCGCAGTTTGGGGCTTTTCACCCGAGCCTGACCCCTGGTGCaagtagggaaggagggagggaagctgagctggggaagggcaggatgcCTGGAAGGCCCTGTAGAAACGGGGATTTTTTGGAATCTCTGCCCAGGATTGCTGACTCCAGACGGAGAAAGCCCCAGAGACTGGAGGCAGCACTGGGGGGGCACAATGAGTCCACCCAGCCAagcagggaattgatctctgtcatctggagattaatCATGTGTAGTAAAATATCCCTCTGCTGtccattctgaacctactgcccatctgaTTCACTGGATGATGGGAGATCTccttgccccacctggaggatggcaaccctaaactgCCTGCATGAGTGTTGTGCTCTAGCCCCTCCAGGGGGGTGGGGTTCAGGCCAGCTGTGGTGTTGTGGCCATTGCCAGATGATGGGGGTCAGGGGAGATCAGAATCTGGGCCCACGTTGTAAGGGAGGGCCAGAAGCTGTTTCTCCAAAGCGCAAgtcccctcagaattacagctcagggGCAAAGCCAAGGGACAGGCATGGGGAGAAAAAGGTGAAGGCTGGTCAGCTGCGTTGGGGCAGGGAAGAGGTcagagaggtcttccccatcccctcctgcctggtcctctcaactggagatgccggggattgaacctgggacctcctgcatgccgaACAGAgagtctgccactgagccatggcccctgcctatggctttccagggtctagaatcatagagttggaagggacctcatgggtcatctagtccaaccccctgcactacgcaggacactcacatcccaatcgctcatccactgtaacttgccacccccttgaaccttcacagaatcagcctctctgtcagatggctatctagcctctgtttaaaaatttccaaagatggaaattaAAATTtggaaattaaaaattaaaaatttctttaaaatttttttttatttttttttattctatataaagcgcttacagaaagatgaaaagaaaaagaaacaaccagctggcaaaataattgttgatacatgtaagagtatagtctgttattatcttaaaaaaaacatattcagttcccatcgcatattagtcctaacctaaaagttactgttgtctttcttagcaaaataattgttgatacatataagaatataagctattattatcccaaataatatattgtcagttcccatcgtatgttggccctaacctaaaagttgctgctgtctttcctaagagagaccaggtaattgctccactgttagtcacattcttcaggtggaaaagatggaattgtgctcttctccatgatgtatctgctggcaggtcttgaagtctTTGTGCTTCTTGATGCACCGAGCTCAGTGGCGTCGCCTGAAGCTTTTTGggtagagtatttcttgcagccttgctgtcagggctcacaaagatgtctcttgattgcttcttgcgtgcagtcgcctttgaatagactctgtatattttgtcaatccgaatctcttcctcctctaagtagtcttccaggcttttggtgatttccttccttaggtctgttttccaaAATTCTTCCAAGACAcccctagctttagattctacttccagggcttcggatttatcttctgccactctctcccactcctgttgattaacttccagacattggattctcatttggtgtgttgccagctgagttgtgttttcatcagctatttttttcaatatttttttgattctgtctgagagctctttcttggtgtcttggatttccttttcaacctttttgactactttcagtatctctgagttaccTTCGCATAACAAGCGAAAGAACTGTGCCTTAGTTAGTTTTTCCATAGCTCTAAACAGTCACAGATTACAGGCAGGAGGTCTCCCAAGAGTTTGGGCAATCAGAAATTATCAGCTTGTCAATCTCCGTACTaagtcagcatcccccccccccccccgctgagctctctttaaaaaatgtttaaactctttcttttgtttgttttaacgagtatatttagctggcttgcctcccatccaaagaaaggattcccttgtaaattggttaggggggaaggaggggggctggtgcctggctttaaagaataggAAAGCAAAGAGAGAACTTACAGTCTTTGCGTTGATTTTATCAGACTTTGGCTCTTGTCAGTCTgcagaagaatgcaggattttatgcagctGGTCGCTTCAAACTTAGAAAATTATTTACGAGAAGGACCCCATCATGGTCCCGAGCACAGGTGGTGGAGATCCCGAGAACGCAATCTCCGCAGATCTGAGGGACCCTCaagatgccgttcccggttcctggggcaaccAGAGAGCGAGTTTTGCAcatcccgctcaggtctgccGGGTacatctgctcctggccctctgcttggctcaagagctcgTCACGGAACGGGCTAGCACAGCACCATCTTCactagacggaatttcttttgaattaatttcatcccattggttctggtctgtccctctggggcaagagagaacaattctgctccatcttccatatggcacccttttaaatacttgaagatggtgatcagatcccctctcagtcgtctcctctccaagctaaacagaccaagctcccccaacctttttgcatacgtcttggtctccaaacccctcaccatctttgttgccctcctcgggacatgctccagtttgtctacatccctcttcaattggggtgcccaaaactgaacataggactccaagtgaggccaaaccagagcagagtaaagcagtaccaccacctcctgtgatctggacacaatactcggtttgatacagtccaaaatcccatttgccattttagctaccgagtcacactgttgactcatgttcaatgtgtggtctactaagactcctagatccttttcacacattctcaggcggaggtctttcccaccccctcctgcctggtcctttcaaagtagagatgctgccggggattgaacctgggacctcctgcctgccaagcagaggctctgcccctgagccagggcccctctccAGGGTGGAGTTCAAAGCGGGCCGTTCTGTCCTTCAGCCTCTGGTCTGCTGCCGCCACCTGCCCTGAACGGTCCTGGCTGAAGCCGACCTTGCTGGGTAGAGAGGTTTCCCACAGCTGACTCATTCATGGGGCATCTTCTCCTTCTTGCTCCCTCCCAGTGCTGGAGATCCTGAACCTGATCCACCAGAGGGATCTCTTGACCGCAGACGAACACATGATTGAGCTGGAAGCCGAGTGCGAGCAGGACGGCCAGCAGAGCCCAGAGAACGGCGAGACGTGGAAGGACGGGAGCCGGAAGGCCAAGGACGTGACGCTCCTCTACGAAGCCctgctgagggagctctgggcGGTCCTGGCGGAGGCGCTGGCAGCCAAGAGCACACACCCGAAGCTGGAGCTCATGGTTCGAGTGatccagcaggaggaggagacggACCGCCGGTGGCTGGAGGCCAGGGGGGGAGTGGCGGAGGAGGGCTCTGGGGCCCGGCCCCGGTGCCTGAAGGAGCAGTGGGTGGAGGCGGTGAGGCAGCTGGTGGGCCAGAGGCTGAGCCAGTGTGCAGAGGGACGCCCCGGCCCCATTCCCACGCTGATGGACAGGCTGGCCAAGTGTGCTTGGGAGGACCTGTGTGCCGTGAGGTTCCACCTGCTGCATGCTTACCCGAAGGAGTATGAGGCGTTCCGCGTCTACGTGTGCAGCTACCATCAGGGGCTGGCGCAGCGCTTGACCGACGTGGTCCAGAGGAGCATGACCATCTCCGACCGGTACTTCATCTTGGACTGGAACAGCAACATCTACCAAAGGTGAGGGGAGGGGACGGCTGCTTTCCCCTGGCCCTGCAGGCTTGGGAACTG comes from the Paroedura picta isolate Pp20150507F unplaced genomic scaffold, Ppicta_v3.0 Ppicta_v3_sca21, whole genome shotgun sequence genome and includes:
- the EXOC3L2 gene encoding exocyst complex component 3-like protein 2 isoform X2, which gives rise to MPVLKNPCSLKMASREEGRSGTLILDQESRGTNPFEEDLEENEKDSFLGDVPPESGSPSPEDGSDIPRNLLEHSPEGCYRRRATLGKVVGLSSFLLGKGKRSPGKDKTPEGEKGPKRRSLLGRMMLPLLEGCPGQTTPEKQKLRRSSEDFSLLQRLNGRRKESLCSLDCGLAEKEDGGGGDALKRMSFLKMGRGGKGLRASLGEKSQAEAPEKPPATEEAEPAKAKEPLSVLEILNLIHQRDLLTADEHMIELEAECEQDGQQSPENGETWKDGSRKAKDVTLLYEALLRELWAVLAEALAAKSTHPKLELMVRVIQQEEETDRRWLEARGGVAEEGSGARPRCLKEQWVEAVRQLVGQRLSQCAEGRPGPIPTLMDRLAKCAWEDLCAVRFHLLHAYPKEYEAFRVYVCSYHQGLAQRLTDVVQRSMTISDRYFILDWNSNIYQREVLGRSEIAPLVKKVPELGPLLSPETQFSLEEDCMAAVKLKITEDMNQELQKEEEKWAQEEADQSQFCLSRRIIPVLRTHTDKAPQITVDFGRRMAQTCLACLAEFLHSFQRKVEKFHERQAESTLTADSYASRTIALVNCCPPFRKYVRDLARCGHLESQTAEGQANASLDRVTRLCNRVLISRLFQNLKPYFHKLMKRKWLHNSEAFSAILALLSEHDRKLKKMEPEPYQMLVNDLHHMVLTEYIRPLMRVRIVCTSSKMRSKMAAKLRSEAQQIQEFFAQLNSTSSWLDAAVPHLAGMIELEDTPAIQMEAGFLLQDFPDVQKKHVAALLDVRGLRNQVQRQSVLSVLESLRPSEGEEGEEDPPGQDRVFFSRIPTSEVSCVRVKIQHLSHVGHACLARLRWRPRRHLRRERQQQQAKDSEAESQGHDRKQDSA